The segment CGACGCTCTGCTTGGCGGCAAGGACAACGTCGCGATCGACCGGGAGCTGGCCGACCGGGCCGCGACGCAGATCCCCGGGCTCCGGGAGGCGGCGCTGGAGCAGCGCCGCGTGTTGGTGCGGGGCGTGCGTTTCCTGGCGCGGGACGCGGGGATCGCGCAGTTCCTGGACCTGGGGAGCGGACTACCGGCCGCACAGAACACGCACCAGGTGGCCCAGGAGTACAACCCGCGGGCGCGTGTCGCCTATGTGGACAACGACCCGGTGGTGCTCGCCCACGGCCGGGCGCTACTCGCGGACAGCGGCAACACCACCGTATCCACCGCGGACGTCCGTGACGCCCGGCAGGTGCTCCGACAGCCAGCGGTGCGCGGTCTTCTCGACTTCGGTCAGCCGACCGCGCTGATGCTGGTGGGGATGATGCACTACCTCTCCCCCGAGGTCGTCGACGACGTCATGTCCACCCTGCGCGACGCTCTCGCCCCCGGCAGCTACCTGTTCTTCACGTCGATGGTGGACACCGGGATCCCCGAGCAGCTCG is part of the Spiractinospora alimapuensis genome and harbors:
- a CDS encoding SAM-dependent methyltransferase, which codes for MNDTEHEPQWPPPGVDFSKPSMARAYDALLGGKDNVAIDRELADRAATQIPGLREAALEQRRVLVRGVRFLARDAGIAQFLDLGSGLPAAQNTHQVAQEYNPRARVAYVDNDPVVLAHGRALLADSGNTTVSTADVRDARQVLRQPAVRGLLDFGQPTALMLVGMMHYLSPEVVDDVMSTLRDALAPGSYLFFTSMVDTGIPEQLELARVNRENMGVGWARTPEELTRLMGDFVLVEPGMVPPVLWRPDTPVDAETLPTDKLLTVAAVARKPRSSPTRSTARTQLAGKDGIQDGREPRSGRTPIIRRARRVRCVGRLCRRGGRERQSARW